Proteins from one Staphylococcus saprophyticus subsp. saprophyticus ATCC 15305 = NCTC 7292 genomic window:
- the mbcS gene encoding acyl-CoA synthetase MbcS, giving the protein MDKKDLIAPEQYNIVSEIEKFATDAMKKAVIFEDAGGETKEITYKQLIKHANKVGNMFLKHGLQKGDKVLVMMPRCIETYEIYLAALKLGLVIIPSSEMLRTKDLQYRITHGEVKAIVVTSDSIDEFKAVKEYASLTKFIVGGQEADWYAVEDEKTTVSDQLNTVETSRDDIALLSYTSGTTGNPKAVVHSHGWGYAHMQMAPKHWLSIKEDDVVWATAAPGWQKWVWSPFLSIMGSGATAFVYNGKFNAEKYLELLQNYQINVLCCTPTEYRLMAKLPNLTDYNLEHLHSAVSAGEPLNREVVEKFQNRFNLTVRDGYGQTESTLLIGFLKDTESRPGSMGKAIPGSHVTVINDEGELAEVGEVGNIAVPLDLPALFKGYYKDPERTAEPRKGEYYITGDLAKLDADGYFWFEGRKDDIIISSGYTIGPFEVEDSLTKHEYVKECAVVASPHEIRGNIVKAFVILQDDVPATDETVKTLQNYVKQDVAPYKYPRAIEFVEDLPKTNSGKIRRIELREAEQNK; this is encoded by the coding sequence ATGGATAAAAAAGATTTAATCGCCCCTGAGCAATATAATATTGTCAGCGAAATTGAAAAATTTGCGACTGATGCAATGAAGAAAGCAGTGATTTTTGAAGACGCGGGTGGCGAAACAAAAGAAATCACATATAAACAATTAATTAAGCACGCTAATAAAGTCGGAAATATGTTTTTAAAACATGGACTACAAAAAGGTGACAAAGTCTTGGTGATGATGCCGCGTTGCATTGAAACATATGAAATTTATCTCGCAGCATTGAAATTAGGCCTCGTTATTATTCCTAGTTCAGAAATGTTACGTACTAAAGACTTACAATATAGAATTACGCATGGCGAAGTGAAGGCCATCGTCGTAACTTCAGATAGTATAGATGAATTTAAAGCGGTAAAAGAATACGCATCGCTTACGAAATTTATTGTCGGTGGTCAAGAAGCGGATTGGTATGCTGTTGAAGATGAAAAAACAACAGTTTCAGATCAATTAAACACTGTTGAGACGTCTAGAGATGATATCGCCTTACTGTCATATACTTCTGGAACTACAGGTAATCCTAAAGCGGTTGTTCATTCACACGGTTGGGGCTATGCACATATGCAAATGGCGCCGAAACATTGGTTAAGTATTAAAGAAGATGATGTTGTTTGGGCAACTGCTGCACCAGGCTGGCAAAAATGGGTATGGAGTCCTTTCTTATCTATTATGGGTTCAGGTGCAACGGCTTTTGTTTATAACGGCAAGTTTAATGCAGAAAAATATTTAGAATTACTGCAAAATTATCAAATTAATGTACTTTGCTGTACACCAACAGAATATCGCTTGATGGCGAAGTTACCTAATCTGACTGATTATAATTTAGAACATTTGCATAGCGCAGTGTCAGCAGGAGAACCACTTAATAGAGAAGTCGTTGAAAAATTCCAAAATCGTTTCAACCTTACAGTGAGAGATGGTTATGGACAAACAGAAAGTACATTATTAATTGGGTTCTTAAAAGATACAGAAAGTCGTCCTGGTTCTATGGGCAAAGCAATTCCTGGCAGTCATGTTACAGTAATCAATGATGAAGGTGAACTTGCCGAAGTAGGTGAAGTAGGTAATATTGCAGTGCCGTTAGACTTACCTGCACTGTTCAAAGGTTACTATAAAGATCCGGAACGTACAGCGGAACCTAGAAAAGGTGAATATTATATTACAGGTGACTTGGCTAAATTAGATGCAGATGGTTACTTCTGGTTTGAGGGACGTAAAGATGATATTATCATCAGTTCTGGTTATACGATTGGGCCATTCGAAGTGGAAGATTCTCTGACAAAACACGAATATGTGAAAGAATGCGCAGTCGTTGCGAGTCCACATGAAATCAGAGGTAATATCGTCAAAGCATTCGTGATTTTACAAGATGATGTGCCAGCAACGGATGAAACGGTTAAGACATTACAAAATTATGTGAAACAAGATGTAGCACCTTATAAATATCCACGTGCTATCGAATTTGTTGAAGACTTACCTAAGACAAACTCAGGTAAAATTAGACGTATTGAATTAAGAGAAGCAGAACAAAATAAATAA